A genomic region of Marinobacter sp. NP-4(2019) contains the following coding sequences:
- a CDS encoding efflux RND transporter periplasmic adaptor subunit, with product MSKSRWGSLGLSLLVIIALALWLISGDVKVAQQEAPDMVDVDAGEPPSVEVEILRARLYEPGLMLQGQLEPWRTVAISAGVSGTVEELMVDQGQRVKQGQTLLRLSDDGRSASVERWQARIRKLEADLAAARRLGASNLASQSEILGLESDLSAARAELAQVRNAVSDLAPKAPFDAIVNRRHVDLGNLVQPGTELFELVQVDRLKATGQIPQQSVGEVTEGQSVYIRLLNGGSLKGEVSFVASAANPQTRSFEVEVTVENPELKRVAGGSATLRIALPETRATFISPAYLSLGDDGRPGVRYVDDNNRVVFRNVNLLNVTTDGAWVSGLPDEVQLITRGGGFVSIGQEVQPVARSRDRG from the coding sequence ATGAGCAAGAGCAGGTGGGGCTCCCTTGGGTTGTCATTATTGGTGATCATTGCACTCGCGCTCTGGCTGATCAGTGGCGACGTTAAGGTGGCGCAACAGGAAGCTCCGGATATGGTGGACGTCGATGCCGGGGAGCCACCCAGCGTCGAAGTGGAAATCCTGAGGGCGCGCCTTTATGAGCCCGGGCTGATGCTGCAGGGGCAACTGGAGCCTTGGCGGACGGTGGCCATCAGCGCGGGCGTCAGCGGGACGGTAGAGGAACTGATGGTGGATCAGGGTCAGCGGGTGAAGCAGGGGCAGACCCTGTTGCGCCTGTCCGATGACGGTCGCAGCGCCAGCGTCGAGCGGTGGCAGGCACGGATTCGGAAGCTGGAGGCGGATCTGGCCGCCGCTCGCCGTCTTGGCGCCAGCAACCTGGCCAGCCAGTCGGAAATCCTGGGGCTGGAGAGCGACCTGTCCGCAGCCCGTGCGGAATTGGCGCAAGTCCGCAATGCCGTCAGTGATCTCGCTCCAAAAGCACCTTTTGATGCCATCGTAAATCGCCGCCATGTGGATCTGGGCAACCTGGTGCAACCGGGCACGGAGCTGTTTGAGTTGGTCCAGGTGGATCGACTCAAAGCAACCGGACAGATACCCCAGCAATCCGTTGGAGAGGTGACGGAAGGGCAAAGCGTGTACATCCGTTTGCTCAATGGTGGTTCCCTGAAGGGTGAAGTGAGTTTTGTGGCCAGTGCGGCCAACCCGCAAACCCGCAGCTTTGAGGTTGAAGTGACGGTGGAGAATCCGGAGCTCAAACGGGTAGCGGGCGGCAGTGCCACACTGCGGATCGCATTGCCGGAAACCCGGGCCACCTTTATATCCCCGGCCTACCTGTCACTGGGGGACGACGGTCGCCCGGGCGTGCGTTATGTGGATGACAACAATCGGGTGGTGTTCCGCAATGTGAACTTACTGAATGTGACTACCGATGGCGCCTGGGTCAGCGGATTGCCGGACGAGGTACAACTGATTACACGCGGTGGTGGCTTCGTGTCTATAGGGCAGGAAGTACAGCCGGTTGCCCGTTCACGTGACCGGGGCTGA